The following coding sequences lie in one Apium graveolens cultivar Ventura chromosome 3, ASM990537v1, whole genome shotgun sequence genomic window:
- the LOC141713100 gene encoding protein Dr1 homolog translates to MEPMDIVGRTKEDASLPKATMTKIIKEMLPPDVRVARDAQDLLIECCVEFINLISSESNEVCSREDKRTIAPEHVLKALEVLGFGEYIEDVYSAYEQHKLETMDTVRGGKFTTGAEMTEEEALAEQQRMFAEARARMNGTALNPKQPEPEPSMDS, encoded by the exons ATGGAACCTATGGATATAGTTGGGAGGACCAAAGAAGATGCTTCGCTTCCGAAAG CCACCATGACTAAGATCATCAAGGAAATGTTACCTCCAGATGTTCGAGTTGCCAGGGATGCTCAAGATCTCTTGATCGAATGTTGTGTAG AGTTCATCAATCTAATTTCATCAGAGTCAAATGAAGTTTGTAGCCGAGAAGACAAAAGAACAATTGCACCAGAACATGTGTTAAAAGCTTTAGAG GTTCTTGGTTTTGGGGAGTACATTGAAGATGTTTATTCTGCATATGAACAACACAAACTCGAAACTATG GACACGGTGAGGGGTGGGAAATTTACCACTGGAGCCGAGATGACCGAAGAAGAAGCATTGGCGGAGCAGCAAAGAATGTTCGCTGAGGCACGTGCCCGGATGAATGGCACGGCATTGAATCCTAAACAACCAGAACCGGAGCCGAGTATGGATAGCTAG